From a region of the Mycobacterium intracellulare ATCC 13950 genome:
- a CDS encoding NADP-dependent isocitrate dehydrogenase: protein MSAEKPTVIYTLTDEAPLLATYAFLPIVRAFAEPAGIEIKTSDISVAARILAEFPEHLTEEQRVPDNLAELGRLTKLADTNIIKLPNISASVPQLIAAVKELQGKGFKIPDFPQSPKTDEDKEIRDRYAKCLGSAVNPVLRQGNSDRRAPKAVKEYARKHPHSMAPWSPASRTHVATMRGGDFYHGEKSMTLDRARNVKMELETESGETIVLKPMVSLRNADVIDSMFMSKKALVEFYEEQMQDAYETGVMFSLHVKATMMKVSHPIVFGHAVKIFYKEAFAKHQELFDELGVDVNNGLVDLYSKIESLPASLHEEIIRDLHACHEHRPELAMVDSAKGITNFHSPSDVIVDASMPAMIRAGGKMWGADGRQKDTKAVNPESTFSRIYQEIINFCKTHGQFDPTTMGTVPNVGLMAQQAEEYGSHDKTFEIPEGGVANIVDLDTGEVLLTQNVEAGDIWRMPIVRDEAIRDWVKLAVTRARNSGMTVVFWLDTERPHEVELRKKVKEYLKEHDTEGLDINIMPQVWAMRYTLERAMRGQDTIAATGNILRDYLTDLFPILELGTSAKMLSIVPLMAGGGMYETGAGGSAPKHVHQLVEENHLRWDSLGEFLALGACFEDIGIKTDNERAKLLGKTLDAAIGKLLDNNKSPSRKTGELDNRGSQFYLALYWAQELAAQDDDEDLRERFAALADSLAENEDTIVGELAEVQGESVDIGGYYYPDSEKTTAVMRPSKTFNEVLAAAQG from the coding sequence GTGAGCGCCGAAAAGCCGACCGTCATCTACACGCTGACCGACGAGGCGCCGCTGCTGGCGACCTACGCGTTCCTGCCGATCGTGCGTGCCTTCGCCGAACCCGCGGGCATCGAGATCAAGACCAGCGACATCTCCGTGGCCGCCCGGATCCTCGCCGAGTTCCCCGAACACCTGACCGAAGAGCAGCGGGTCCCGGACAACCTCGCGGAGTTGGGCCGGCTGACGAAGCTGGCCGACACCAACATCATCAAGCTGCCGAACATCAGCGCCTCGGTGCCGCAGCTGATCGCCGCCGTCAAGGAGCTGCAAGGCAAGGGATTCAAGATTCCGGACTTTCCGCAGAGCCCGAAGACCGACGAGGACAAAGAAATTCGCGACCGCTACGCCAAGTGCCTGGGCAGCGCCGTGAATCCCGTACTGCGGCAAGGCAACTCGGACCGACGCGCACCCAAGGCCGTCAAGGAGTATGCGCGCAAGCATCCGCACAGCATGGCGCCCTGGTCGCCGGCGTCGCGCACCCACGTCGCGACCATGCGCGGCGGCGACTTCTATCACGGCGAGAAGTCGATGACGCTGGACCGCGCGCGCAACGTGAAGATGGAGCTGGAGACCGAAAGCGGCGAGACGATCGTGCTCAAGCCGATGGTGTCGCTGCGCAACGCCGACGTCATCGACTCCATGTTCATGAGCAAGAAGGCCCTCGTCGAGTTCTACGAGGAGCAGATGCAGGACGCCTACGAGACCGGCGTGATGTTCTCGCTGCACGTCAAGGCGACGATGATGAAGGTCTCCCACCCCATCGTCTTCGGCCACGCCGTGAAGATCTTCTACAAGGAGGCCTTCGCCAAGCACCAGGAGCTCTTCGACGAACTCGGCGTCGACGTCAACAACGGATTGGTCGATCTGTACAGCAAGATCGAGTCGCTGCCGGCGTCGCTGCACGAGGAGATCATCCGCGACCTGCACGCCTGCCACGAGCACCGGCCCGAGCTCGCGATGGTCGATTCGGCCAAGGGCATCACCAACTTTCATTCGCCCAGCGACGTGATCGTCGACGCGTCGATGCCGGCGATGATCCGCGCAGGCGGCAAGATGTGGGGCGCCGACGGTCGACAGAAGGACACCAAGGCCGTCAACCCCGAGTCCACCTTTTCCCGGATCTACCAAGAGATCATCAACTTCTGCAAGACCCACGGGCAGTTCGATCCGACGACGATGGGCACGGTCCCCAACGTCGGGCTGATGGCGCAGCAGGCCGAGGAGTACGGCTCGCATGACAAGACCTTCGAGATCCCCGAGGGCGGCGTCGCCAACATCGTCGACCTCGACACCGGGGAGGTCCTGCTCACCCAGAACGTGGAGGCCGGCGACATCTGGCGCATGCCCATCGTGCGGGACGAAGCGATCCGGGACTGGGTCAAGCTGGCCGTCACCCGGGCGCGCAACTCGGGCATGACCGTGGTGTTCTGGCTCGACACCGAACGCCCGCACGAGGTCGAGCTGCGCAAGAAGGTCAAGGAGTACCTCAAGGAACACGACACCGAGGGCCTGGACATCAACATCATGCCGCAGGTGTGGGCCATGAGGTACACGCTGGAGCGCGCGATGCGCGGCCAGGACACGATCGCCGCCACCGGAAACATCCTGCGCGACTACCTCACCGACCTGTTCCCGATCCTGGAGCTGGGCACCAGCGCCAAGATGCTGTCCATCGTGCCGTTGATGGCCGGCGGCGGAATGTACGAAACCGGCGCGGGCGGTTCGGCGCCCAAGCACGTCCACCAGCTCGTCGAGGAGAACCACCTGCGCTGGGACTCCCTCGGTGAATTCCTGGCTCTGGGAGCGTGTTTCGAGGACATCGGCATCAAGACCGACAACGAGCGCGCCAAGCTCTTGGGCAAGACGCTGGATGCCGCGATCGGAAAGCTGTTGGACAACAACAAGAGTCCGTCGCGCAAGACCGGTGAACTCGACAACCGCGGCAGCCAGTTCTACCTGGCGCTGTACTGGGCCCAGGAACTCGCCGCGCAAGACGACGACGAGGATTTGCGCGAGCGCTTCGCCGCGCTGGCGGACTCGTTGGCCGAGAACGAGGACACCATCGTGGGCGAACTCGCCGAGGTGCAGGGTGAGTCGGTCGACATCGGTGGGTACTACTACCCGGACAGCGAGAAGACGACGGCGGTGATGCGGCCGAGCAAGACGTTCAACGAAGTGCTGGCCGCCGCACAAGGCTGA
- a CDS encoding bifunctional o-acetylhomoserine/o-acetylserine sulfhydrylase, with translation MSSDSSSSNGTTSENTDPTAHWSFETKQVHAGQQPDPATNARALPIYQTTSYVFDDTTHAAALFGLEVPGNIYTRIGNPTTDVVEQRIAALEGGVAALFLSSGQAAATFAILNIACAGDHIVSSPRLYGGTYNLFHYSLAKLGIEVSFVEDPDDLDSWRAAARPNTKAFFAETISNPQIDILDIPGVGGVAHDTGVPLIVDNTIATPYLIQPLKHGADIVVHSATKYLGGHGSAIAGVVVDGGTFDWTQGRFPGFTTPDPSYHGVVFAELGPPAYALKARVQLLRDLGSAAAPFNAFLVAQGIETLSLRVERHVANAQRVAEFLSGHDGVLSVNYAGLPSSPWHERAKELAPKGTGAVLSFELAGGIEAGKAFVNALKLHSHVANIGDVRSLVIHPASTTHAQLSPQEQLSTGVSPGLVRLAVGIEGIDDILADLELGFAAAAKFGATAGASGTDPHAVAAF, from the coding sequence GTGAGTTCCGACAGTTCTTCTTCCAACGGCACCACCAGCGAGAACACCGATCCGACCGCGCATTGGTCGTTCGAGACCAAGCAGGTGCACGCCGGGCAGCAGCCCGACCCGGCCACCAACGCCCGCGCCCTGCCGATCTACCAGACCACCTCGTACGTCTTCGACGACACCACGCACGCCGCCGCCCTGTTCGGGCTGGAGGTGCCGGGCAACATCTACACCCGGATCGGCAACCCGACCACCGACGTCGTCGAGCAGCGCATCGCCGCGCTCGAGGGCGGTGTGGCGGCGCTGTTCCTGAGCTCCGGCCAGGCGGCGGCCACGTTCGCCATCTTGAACATCGCGTGTGCCGGAGATCACATCGTCTCGAGCCCCAGGCTCTACGGCGGGACCTACAACCTGTTCCACTACTCGCTGGCCAAGCTCGGCATCGAGGTCAGCTTCGTGGAGGACCCCGACGATCTGGATTCGTGGCGGGCCGCGGCGCGGCCGAACACCAAGGCGTTCTTCGCCGAGACCATCTCCAATCCGCAGATCGACATCCTGGACATCCCCGGTGTCGGCGGGGTCGCCCACGACACGGGCGTCCCGCTGATCGTCGACAACACGATCGCCACGCCCTACCTGATCCAGCCGCTGAAGCACGGCGCGGACATCGTCGTGCACTCGGCCACCAAGTACCTGGGCGGCCACGGCTCGGCGATCGCCGGGGTGGTCGTCGACGGCGGCACGTTCGACTGGACGCAGGGCCGTTTCCCGGGGTTCACCACGCCGGACCCGAGCTACCACGGGGTGGTGTTCGCCGAGCTCGGTCCGCCGGCCTACGCGCTCAAGGCGCGCGTGCAGCTGCTGCGCGACCTCGGTTCGGCCGCCGCGCCGTTCAACGCGTTCCTGGTCGCCCAGGGCATCGAGACGCTGAGCCTGCGCGTCGAGCGTCACGTCGCCAACGCCCAGCGCGTGGCCGAGTTCTTGTCCGGCCACGACGGCGTGCTCTCGGTGAACTATGCGGGACTGCCCAGCTCGCCCTGGCACGAGCGGGCAAAGGAGCTGGCGCCCAAGGGAACCGGGGCGGTGCTGTCGTTCGAGCTGGCCGGCGGCATCGAGGCCGGCAAGGCCTTCGTGAACGCGCTGAAGTTGCACAGCCACGTCGCCAACATCGGCGACGTGCGTTCCCTGGTGATCCACCCGGCCTCCACGACGCACGCCCAGCTGTCCCCGCAGGAGCAGCTGAGCACCGGGGTCAGCCCGGGCCTGGTGCGGCTGGCGGTCGGCATCGAGGGGATCGACGACATCCTGGCCGACCTGGAGCTCGGCTTCGCCGCGGCGGCCAAATTCGGCGCGACCGCCGGAGCCTCGGGCACCGATCCGCACGCCGTGGCGGCGTTCTGA
- the metX gene encoding homoserine O-acetyltransferase MetX: MTIPDAPTQTLPDEGEIGFVHIGSLTTESGAVIDDVHIAVQRWGELSPTRDNVVVVLHALTGDSHVTGPAGPGHPTGGWWDGMVGPGAPIDTDRWCAVATNVLGGCRGSTGPSSRTRDGKPWGSRFPRISIRDQVEADIAALAALGIDEVAAVVGGSMGGARALEWMVGHPDRVRSGLLLAVGARATADQIGTQSTQIAVIEADPNWQGGDYHDTGLAPDTGLAIARRFAHLTYRGEVDLDTRFANDAQGDEDPAAGGRYAVQSYLEYQGDKLLERFDAGSYVVLTEALNTHDVGRGRGGVAKALRGCPVPAVVGGITSDRLYPLRLQEELAEHLPGCTALQVVDSLCGHDGFLVESDAVGELIRKTLVLAGADSREGTSQR, translated from the coding sequence ATGACGATCCCCGACGCGCCCACCCAAACGCTGCCCGACGAAGGCGAAATCGGCTTTGTCCACATCGGCTCGCTGACCACCGAAAGCGGCGCGGTGATCGACGACGTGCACATCGCCGTGCAGCGCTGGGGCGAGTTGTCGCCCACGCGCGACAACGTGGTGGTGGTGCTGCACGCGCTGACCGGTGACTCGCACGTCACCGGCCCGGCCGGACCAGGACATCCCACCGGCGGCTGGTGGGACGGCATGGTCGGGCCGGGAGCCCCGATCGACACCGACCGGTGGTGCGCGGTGGCCACCAACGTGCTCGGCGGTTGCCGCGGCTCCACCGGGCCCAGCTCGCGGACCCGGGACGGAAAGCCTTGGGGCTCAAGGTTCCCGCGGATTTCGATCCGCGACCAGGTGGAGGCCGACATCGCCGCGCTGGCCGCGCTGGGGATCGACGAGGTCGCCGCGGTGGTCGGTGGATCCATGGGCGGCGCAAGGGCTTTGGAGTGGATGGTCGGTCACCCGGACCGGGTCCGGTCTGGGCTGCTGCTGGCGGTGGGCGCGCGCGCCACCGCCGATCAGATCGGTACCCAGTCCACGCAGATCGCGGTGATCGAGGCCGACCCGAACTGGCAGGGCGGCGACTATCACGACACCGGGCTGGCGCCCGACACCGGGCTGGCGATCGCGCGGCGCTTCGCCCACCTGACCTACCGCGGCGAGGTGGACCTGGACACCCGGTTCGCCAATGACGCGCAGGGCGACGAGGATCCCGCCGCCGGCGGCCGCTACGCGGTGCAGAGCTACCTGGAGTACCAGGGCGACAAGCTGCTCGAGCGCTTCGACGCGGGCAGCTACGTGGTATTGACCGAGGCGCTGAACACTCACGACGTCGGCCGGGGCCGCGGCGGGGTGGCCAAGGCGCTGCGCGGCTGCCCGGTGCCGGCGGTGGTGGGCGGCATCACGTCCGACCGGCTCTACCCGCTGCGTCTGCAGGAGGAGTTGGCCGAGCACCTGCCGGGCTGCACCGCTTTGCAGGTGGTCGACTCCCTCTGCGGGCACGACGGCTTCCTGGTGGAATCCGACGCGGTGGGCGAATTGATCCGCAAGACACTGGTTTTGGCCGGCGCGGACAGCAGGGAAGGCACGTCGCAACGGTGA
- a CDS encoding class I SAM-dependent methyltransferase, giving the protein MTRSRHDRSLSFGSAAAAYERGRPSYPPEAIDWLLPVGARQVLDLGAGTGKLTTRLVERGLDVVAVDPIPDMLEVLRTSLPETRALLGTAEEIPLEDNSVDVVLVAQAWHWVDPERAIPEVARVLRPGGRLGLVWNTRDERLGWVRELGRIIGSDGDGGRTQVQLPEPFTDLAQHRVEWTSYLTPQALIDLVASRSYCITSPTEVRSRTLDEVRQLLATHPALANATGLALPYITMCTRATLAG; this is encoded by the coding sequence GTGACCCGCTCGCGGCACGACCGCTCCTTGTCATTCGGCTCGGCGGCCGCGGCCTATGAGCGTGGCCGCCCGTCCTATCCCCCGGAAGCGATCGACTGGCTGTTGCCGGTCGGCGCGCGCCAGGTGCTCGACCTGGGGGCGGGCACCGGCAAGCTGACGACCCGGCTGGTGGAGCGCGGCCTGGACGTCGTGGCCGTCGATCCGATCCCGGACATGCTGGAGGTGCTGCGGACCTCGCTGCCCGAGACCCGCGCCCTGCTGGGCACGGCCGAAGAGATTCCGTTGGAAGACAACAGCGTTGACGTGGTGCTGGTGGCCCAGGCCTGGCATTGGGTGGACCCCGAGCGCGCGATACCCGAGGTGGCCCGCGTGCTACGGCCGGGCGGGCGGCTGGGCCTGGTGTGGAACACCCGCGACGAACGGCTCGGCTGGGTGCGCGAACTGGGCCGGATCATCGGCAGCGACGGCGACGGCGGCCGCACCCAGGTGCAGCTGCCCGAGCCGTTCACCGACCTCGCGCAGCATCGGGTCGAGTGGACGAGTTACCTTACGCCGCAAGCATTGATCGACCTCGTCGCGTCGCGCAGCTACTGCATCACCTCGCCGACCGAGGTTCGCTCCAGAACGCTCGACGAGGTGCGCCAGTTGCTGGCCACCCATCCGGCGCTGGCGAATGCGACCGGGCTGGCGCTGCCCTATATCACCATGTGCACCCGGGCGACGCTGGCCGGCTGA
- a CDS encoding VOC family protein has protein sequence MEQRLSLITLGVADLDRARRFYERLGWHGQVVQETVFFQAGGIAVSLWAREKLSADLGIADQGDDGFGGIALAHNVRSRAEVDEILAAATDAGATITRAAAETFYGGYAGAFRDPDGHAWEIAHNPGFALADDGAITVPDFSEG, from the coding sequence ATGGAGCAGCGACTGAGTCTGATCACCCTGGGCGTTGCCGATCTGGACCGCGCCCGCCGCTTCTATGAGCGCCTGGGCTGGCACGGTCAAGTGGTGCAGGAGACCGTCTTCTTTCAGGCGGGCGGCATCGCGGTGAGTCTGTGGGCGCGAGAGAAGCTTTCGGCCGATCTCGGCATCGCCGATCAAGGCGATGACGGTTTCGGCGGCATCGCCTTGGCTCACAACGTGCGGTCGCGCGCCGAAGTGGACGAGATCCTGGCCGCGGCAACAGATGCCGGAGCCACCATCACCCGCGCCGCTGCCGAAACGTTCTACGGCGGGTATGCGGGCGCGTTCCGCGATCCCGATGGTCACGCATGGGAGATCGCCCACAACCCCGGGTTCGCGCTAGCCGACGACGGCGCGATCACAGTCCCCGACTTCTCGGAAGGCTGA
- a CDS encoding HNH endonuclease signature motif containing protein: protein MSSTGLPDVDAVFDALDAEVDRACALVLDVLTVQQQLAVLERCERLRRRIPVIEHPLLNSLARQVPSQELGGGLAHALTERTLISRHEASRRIKEARDLGPRHGLTGEPLPPALPATAAAQRAGDLGAGQVAVIRKFYHQLPGWVSAAAREFAEAQLAGFGTQFGPEHLKELARGMSDALNPDGLFTDEDRARSRGVTLGNQQADGMSELRGLITPELRATFEAVEAKLGAPGMCNPLDDIPCVDGTPSQAAIDRDTRSKAQRGHDALLAGLRGLLASGELGQHNGLPASIIVTTTLAELEAAAGRALTGGGTILPMSEVIRLARHAHHYLAIFDKGKALALYHTKRLASPGQRIVLYAKDRGCTAPGCTVSGYYCEVHHVTDYATCHSTDINDLTFACGPHHRMLNPGGWTTRKNPRGDTEWKPPPHLERNRPRTNTFHHPEKLLRDDDDDGW, encoded by the coding sequence GTGAGTTCCACTGGTCTGCCCGATGTCGACGCGGTGTTCGACGCGCTCGATGCTGAGGTGGACCGCGCGTGTGCGTTGGTGCTCGACGTGTTGACCGTGCAGCAGCAGCTGGCGGTGTTGGAGCGCTGTGAGAGGCTGCGCCGGCGCATCCCGGTCATCGAGCATCCGCTGCTCAATTCGCTGGCCCGCCAAGTCCCCTCCCAGGAGCTCGGCGGCGGGCTGGCCCACGCGCTGACCGAACGCACCCTGATCAGTCGCCACGAAGCCTCTCGGCGTATCAAGGAAGCCCGCGACCTGGGACCCCGCCACGGACTGACCGGTGAACCCCTGCCACCCGCCCTGCCCGCCACCGCCGCGGCCCAGCGCGCCGGAGACCTGGGCGCGGGTCAGGTGGCCGTGATCCGCAAGTTCTACCACCAACTTCCCGGCTGGGTGAGCGCTGCGGCCCGTGAGTTCGCCGAAGCCCAACTGGCCGGGTTCGGCACCCAGTTCGGCCCCGAACACCTCAAAGAATTGGCCCGCGGAATGTCCGATGCGCTTAACCCCGATGGCCTCTTCACCGATGAGGACCGGGCCCGTAGCCGCGGGGTGACCCTGGGCAACCAACAAGCCGACGGCATGTCGGAGTTGCGGGGGCTGATCACCCCCGAGCTGCGCGCCACCTTCGAGGCCGTGGAGGCCAAACTCGGTGCCCCGGGCATGTGCAACCCGCTCGACGACATCCCGTGTGTCGACGGCACGCCCAGCCAGGCCGCCATCGATCGTGATACCCGCTCGAAGGCTCAGCGCGGCCACGACGCCCTGCTGGCCGGGCTGCGTGGGCTGTTGGCCTCCGGGGAGTTGGGTCAGCACAACGGGTTACCGGCCTCCATCATCGTCACCACCACCCTGGCCGAGTTGGAGGCCGCCGCCGGGCGAGCCCTGACCGGTGGCGGCACCATCCTGCCGATGAGTGAGGTGATCCGCCTGGCCCGCCACGCCCACCATTACCTGGCGATTTTCGATAAGGGCAAGGCCCTGGCGTTGTATCACACCAAGCGGCTGGCTTCCCCGGGACAACGAATCGTGTTGTACGCCAAGGACCGCGGCTGCACCGCTCCGGGCTGCACCGTGTCGGGCTACTACTGCGAAGTCCATCACGTCACCGACTACGCCACCTGCCACAGCACCGACATCAACGACCTCACCTTCGCCTGCGGCCCGCATCACCGCATGCTCAACCCCGGCGGCTGGACCACCCGCAAAAACCCCCGCGGCGACACCGAATGGAAACCACCACCCCACCTCGAGCGTAATCGGCCACGCACCAACACCTTCCACCATCCGGAGAAACTACTGCGTGACGACGACGATGACGGGTGGTAA
- a CDS encoding DUF732 domain-containing protein, whose protein sequence is MKALARTHQWIWVLRQQPLTIRLLAAAAGLLTVASAFAAPAEAEGNGDDFIDALNHAGIDFGEPGNAMAVGESICPMLAQPGGSFAGAASSISGRGMSPQMASMFTTIAIQTYCPQEMANIASGNLSGAMPQVPGMPGQIPGMGGQIPGMGGQIPGMGGQIPGMGGQVPGMTGQIPGMAGQMPGQVPALPSY, encoded by the coding sequence GTGAAGGCACTTGCACGAACTCATCAATGGATCTGGGTCTTGCGCCAACAGCCCCTCACCATTCGCCTGCTCGCCGCGGCCGCCGGCCTGCTCACCGTGGCCTCGGCCTTTGCGGCGCCGGCCGAAGCGGAGGGCAACGGCGACGACTTCATCGACGCGCTCAATCATGCCGGCATCGACTTCGGCGAACCCGGAAACGCGATGGCCGTAGGCGAGTCGATCTGCCCGATGCTGGCGCAGCCGGGCGGCAGCTTCGCCGGGGCAGCGTCCAGCATCTCCGGCCGTGGCATGTCCCCGCAGATGGCGAGCATGTTCACCACGATCGCGATCCAGACGTACTGCCCCCAGGAGATGGCGAACATCGCCAGCGGCAACCTGTCCGGCGCCATGCCGCAGGTTCCGGGAATGCCCGGCCAGATCCCGGGAATGGGGGGCCAGATCCCGGGCATGGGTGGCCAGATCCCGGGCATGGGGGGCCAGATCCCGGGCATGGGCGGCCAGGTCCCCGGAATGACGGGCCAAATCCCGGGCATGGCCGGCCAGATGCCGGGACAGGTTCCGGCGCTGCCGAGTTACTAG
- a CDS encoding DUF3017 domain-containing protein, which translates to MTARTVLRAQWPILLVGLIFAAALVLVGANFWRRGSLLIGIGVGVAALLRLVLSEERAGLLVVRGKGIDFITTAAVGAAMDYIAWTIDPLGTV; encoded by the coding sequence ATGACCGCGCGGACCGTGCTGCGAGCCCAGTGGCCGATTCTGTTGGTGGGCTTGATCTTTGCCGCGGCACTGGTATTAGTGGGAGCCAACTTCTGGCGGCGGGGCTCGCTGTTGATCGGCATCGGTGTGGGCGTGGCCGCGCTGTTGCGATTGGTGCTATCCGAGGAGCGGGCCGGCCTATTGGTGGTGCGCGGCAAGGGAATCGACTTCATCACCACCGCGGCGGTCGGGGCGGCGATGGACTACATCGCCTGGACGATCGACCCGCTGGGCACCGTCTAG
- a CDS encoding bifunctional methylenetetrahydrofolate dehydrogenase/methenyltetrahydrofolate cyclohydrolase: MGAITLDGKATRDEIFVDLKQRVAALTASGRTPGLGTILVGDDPGSQAYVRGKHADCAKVGITSIRRDLPADISTATLNDTIDELNANPDCTGYIVQLPLPKHLDENAALERVDPNKDADGLHPTNLGRLVLNNPAPLPCTPRGIVHLLRRYDVEIAGAHVVVIGRGVTVGRPLGLLLTRRSENATVTLCHTGTRDLQALTKQADIIVAAVGVPHLLTADMVRPGAAVLDVGVSRTDDGLVGDVHPDVWDVAGHVSPNPGGVGPLTRAFLLTNVVELAERE; this comes from the coding sequence GTGGGAGCAATCACGCTGGACGGCAAGGCCACCCGGGACGAGATCTTCGTCGACCTCAAGCAGCGCGTGGCCGCATTGACCGCATCGGGACGCACCCCCGGTTTGGGCACCATCCTGGTGGGCGACGACCCTGGCTCCCAGGCGTACGTGCGGGGCAAGCACGCCGACTGCGCCAAGGTCGGGATCACCTCGATCCGCCGTGACCTGCCCGCCGACATCAGCACCGCCACGCTCAACGACACCATCGACGAGCTCAACGCGAACCCCGACTGCACCGGCTACATCGTGCAGTTGCCGCTGCCCAAGCACCTGGATGAGAACGCGGCGCTGGAGCGCGTCGACCCGAACAAGGACGCCGACGGGCTGCACCCGACCAACCTGGGCCGGCTGGTGCTCAACAACCCTGCCCCGCTGCCGTGCACGCCGCGCGGCATCGTGCACCTGCTGCGCCGCTACGACGTCGAGATCGCCGGGGCGCACGTGGTCGTCATCGGCCGCGGTGTGACTGTCGGTCGCCCGTTGGGGCTGCTGCTGACCCGCCGTTCGGAGAACGCGACGGTGACGTTGTGCCACACCGGAACTCGCGACCTGCAGGCGTTGACCAAACAGGCCGACATCATCGTGGCCGCCGTCGGGGTCCCGCACCTGCTGACCGCCGACATGGTGCGTCCCGGCGCCGCGGTGCTCGACGTCGGGGTGAGCCGGACCGACGACGGACTCGTCGGCGACGTGCATCCCGACGTGTGGGACGTGGCCGGGCACGTATCGCCCAACCCGGGCGGCGTGGGCCCCTTGACCCGGGCGTTCCTGCTGACCAACGTCGTCGAGCTGGCCGAACGGGAATGA
- a CDS encoding NADH:flavin oxidoreductase, producing MSTPPDVFSPAKLGPITLRNRTIKSATFEARTPEAMVTDDLIEYHRLPAAGGVGMTTVAYCAVSPGGRTEGNGIWMRPEAVPGFRRLTHAIHAEGAAVSAQIGHAGPVANAKSNKAKALAPVRFFNPIGMRFAKKATREDIDDVIEGHANAARLAIEAGFDAVEIHLGHNYLASSFLSPLINRRDDEFGGSLQNRAKVARGIVMAVRRAVEKEGTPIAVTAKLNMADGVRGGISTDESLTTAKWLEEDGGLDAIELTAGSSLVNPMYLFRGDAPLKQFAGAFKPPLRWGMRMTGKKFLREYPYREAYLLRDAKLFRAELKMPLILLGGITNRETMDLAMAEGFEFVAMARALLAEPDLINRIAAEDAQHRVHSACTHCNQCMPTIYSRTHCVVTGAPDAAAAPR from the coding sequence ATGTCTACCCCTCCGGACGTCTTCAGCCCCGCGAAGCTCGGTCCGATAACGCTGCGTAACCGCACCATCAAGTCAGCCACGTTCGAGGCGCGCACGCCCGAGGCGATGGTGACCGACGACCTCATCGAATACCACCGGCTGCCGGCCGCCGGCGGGGTCGGCATGACGACCGTCGCCTACTGCGCCGTCTCCCCCGGCGGGCGCACCGAGGGCAACGGCATCTGGATGCGTCCCGAGGCCGTGCCGGGTTTCCGGCGGCTCACCCACGCGATCCACGCCGAGGGCGCGGCGGTCAGCGCGCAGATCGGCCACGCCGGCCCGGTCGCCAACGCCAAGTCCAACAAGGCGAAGGCGCTGGCGCCGGTCCGATTCTTCAACCCGATCGGGATGCGGTTCGCCAAGAAGGCCACCCGTGAGGACATCGACGACGTCATCGAAGGCCACGCGAACGCCGCCCGGCTGGCCATCGAAGCGGGCTTCGACGCCGTCGAAATCCACCTGGGCCACAACTACTTGGCGAGTTCGTTCCTGTCCCCGCTGATCAATCGCCGCGACGACGAATTCGGCGGATCGCTGCAGAACCGGGCGAAGGTCGCCCGCGGGATCGTGATGGCCGTCCGCCGCGCGGTCGAAAAGGAAGGCACGCCGATCGCGGTGACCGCCAAGCTGAACATGGCCGACGGCGTTCGCGGCGGCATCAGCACCGACGAATCGCTGACCACCGCCAAGTGGCTGGAAGAGGACGGTGGGCTCGACGCGATCGAACTGACCGCGGGCAGCTCGCTGGTCAATCCGATGTACCTGTTCCGCGGCGACGCGCCGCTCAAGCAGTTCGCCGGCGCGTTCAAGCCGCCGCTGCGCTGGGGCATGCGCATGACGGGCAAGAAGTTCCTGCGCGAATACCCCTACCGCGAGGCCTATTTATTGCGCGACGCCAAGCTGTTTCGCGCCGAGTTGAAGATGCCGTTGATCCTGCTCGGCGGCATCACCAACCGCGAGACGATGGACCTGGCGATGGCCGAGGGATTCGAGTTCGTCGCGATGGCCCGCGCGCTGCTCGCCGAGCCTGACCTGATCAACCGGATCGCCGCCGAGGACGCCCAGCACCGGGTGCACTCCGCCTGCACGCACTGCAATCAGTGCATGCCGACGAT